One part of the Alistipes onderdonkii genome encodes these proteins:
- a CDS encoding glycoside hydrolase family 57 protein gives MKTVCLYFQVHQPWRLKKYRFFNMGKDHNYLDDLLNRSIMQKVARQCYLPMNALLLKLIRENKGKFRCSFSITGIAIEQFRTYAPEVLESFKELAATGCVEFLAETYSHSLASLASKEDFTEQVKLHTALIKKEFGVKPTAFRNTELIYSDDIGAAVAEMGFRTMLAEGAKHVLGWKSPNYVYANAVNQKLRLLLRNYKLSDDIAFRFSNRSWNEWPLTADKYVKWLASDDTPGEVINLFMDYETFGEHQTADTGIFEFMRALPKAILAKKNGLEFATVTEAAKKHQPVAVLHCPHVMSWADEERDVTAWLGNELQNEAFSKLYAQKEKIAALKSPDFDYVWSFMQTSDHFYYMATKWLSDGDVHSYFNPYDSAYDAFINYMNVLSDFIIELDKAVAAKAAKAK, from the coding sequence ATGAAAACCGTCTGCTTATATTTTCAGGTACACCAGCCCTGGCGACTGAAGAAGTACCGCTTCTTCAACATGGGCAAGGACCACAACTATCTGGACGACCTGCTGAACCGCTCCATCATGCAGAAAGTCGCCCGGCAGTGCTACCTGCCGATGAATGCCCTGCTGCTGAAGCTCATCCGGGAAAACAAGGGTAAGTTCCGCTGCTCGTTCTCGATCACGGGCATCGCCATCGAACAGTTCCGCACCTATGCGCCCGAAGTCCTCGAATCGTTCAAGGAACTGGCCGCCACGGGTTGCGTGGAGTTCCTCGCCGAGACTTACTCCCACTCGCTGGCCTCGCTGGCTTCGAAGGAGGATTTCACCGAACAGGTAAAGCTCCACACGGCGCTCATAAAAAAGGAATTCGGGGTGAAACCGACCGCCTTCCGCAATACGGAGCTGATCTACTCCGACGACATCGGCGCCGCCGTGGCCGAAATGGGCTTTCGTACGATGCTGGCTGAAGGCGCCAAACACGTGCTGGGCTGGAAATCGCCCAACTATGTATACGCCAACGCCGTCAACCAGAAGCTGCGCCTGCTGCTGCGCAACTACAAACTCTCGGACGACATCGCCTTCCGCTTCTCGAACCGCAGTTGGAACGAATGGCCGCTGACGGCGGACAAATATGTGAAATGGCTCGCTTCGGACGATACTCCGGGCGAGGTCATCAACCTCTTCATGGACTATGAAACTTTCGGCGAACACCAGACCGCCGACACGGGAATCTTCGAGTTCATGCGCGCGCTGCCGAAGGCAATCCTCGCCAAGAAAAACGGTCTGGAGTTCGCGACCGTCACCGAAGCCGCCAAGAAACACCAGCCCGTAGCAGTACTCCACTGTCCGCACGTGATGTCGTGGGCCGACGAGGAGCGCGACGTGACGGCATGGCTCGGCAACGAGTTGCAGAACGAAGCGTTCTCGAAGCTCTACGCCCAGAAGGAGAAGATCGCGGCACTGAAAAGCCCCGACTTCGACTATGTGTGGAGTTTCATGCAGACCTCCGACCATTTCTACTACATGGCTACCAAATGGCTCTCGGACGGTGACGTACACTCCTATTTCAACCCCTACGATTCGGCCTACGACGCTTTCATCAACTACATGAACGTCCTCTCGGATTTCATCATCGAACTGGACAAGGCTGTGGCGGCAAAGGCCGCAAAGGCGAAATAA
- a CDS encoding glycosyltransferase family 4 protein — translation MRVLMFGWEFPPHIAGGLGTACYGMTRGLARNDVDVTFVVPHAYGDEDQRFTHVLNASDVEALYGSTGSGADDILEKMSFIHIDSNMVPYISPEEYEQYQERYVKSGQKVWSTTDAWKQRYTFSGKYGANLMEEVARYAVVAAQVAKDLEGQFDVIHAHDWLTYYAGIAAKRVSGKPLVVHMHATEYDRSGENVNTQVYAIERAGMHAADRVIAVSNLTRNIVINRYGVPADKVVTVHNAVRFAAGQCKMPERGVDDKIVTFLGRITYQKGPDYFVEAAAKVLKKVPNVRFVMAGSGDMMNHVIRRVARLGIADRFHFTGFLRGEDVHKMFQLSDVYVMPSVSEPFGISPLEAMRSNVPVIISKQSGVAEVLDYAVKVDYWDVDALADAIYGLIQYPALAGMFASKGLEEVTNLKWNDAAAKIKTVYEAVIEENKKQ, via the coding sequence ATGAGAGTTTTAATGTTCGGTTGGGAGTTCCCGCCCCACATCGCGGGTGGTTTGGGAACGGCATGTTACGGGATGACCCGCGGGCTGGCACGCAACGATGTCGACGTAACATTCGTAGTACCCCACGCCTACGGCGACGAGGATCAGCGTTTCACGCACGTCCTGAATGCCAGTGACGTGGAGGCGCTTTACGGATCCACGGGAAGCGGCGCGGACGACATTCTCGAGAAGATGTCGTTCATCCACATCGACTCGAACATGGTACCTTATATCTCCCCCGAAGAGTATGAACAGTACCAGGAGCGCTACGTCAAATCCGGACAGAAAGTCTGGTCGACGACCGATGCCTGGAAACAACGCTATACCTTCTCGGGCAAGTACGGCGCCAACCTTATGGAGGAGGTCGCCCGCTATGCCGTGGTCGCAGCACAGGTGGCCAAAGACCTCGAAGGGCAGTTCGACGTGATCCACGCCCACGACTGGCTCACCTACTACGCCGGTATCGCCGCCAAGCGCGTATCGGGCAAGCCGCTGGTCGTGCATATGCACGCCACGGAATACGACCGCAGCGGCGAGAACGTCAACACGCAGGTCTACGCCATCGAACGTGCAGGCATGCATGCCGCAGACCGGGTGATCGCCGTTTCGAACCTCACGCGCAACATCGTCATCAACCGCTACGGCGTCCCGGCCGACAAGGTCGTGACGGTACACAATGCCGTGCGGTTCGCCGCAGGCCAGTGCAAAATGCCCGAACGGGGCGTGGACGACAAGATCGTCACGTTCCTGGGGCGTATCACCTACCAGAAAGGGCCCGACTATTTCGTCGAAGCCGCGGCCAAGGTGCTGAAGAAAGTCCCCAACGTACGTTTCGTGATGGCCGGCTCGGGCGACATGATGAACCATGTCATCCGCCGCGTGGCGCGGCTGGGTATCGCCGACAGGTTCCACTTCACCGGATTCCTGCGCGGCGAGGACGTACACAAGATGTTCCAGTTGTCGGATGTCTACGTCATGCCGTCGGTCTCGGAGCCGTTCGGCATATCGCCCCTCGAGGCAATGCGTTCGAACGTCCCGGTGATCATCTCCAAACAGAGCGGCGTGGCCGAAGTACTCGACTATGCCGTGAAGGTCGACTATTGGGATGTCGACGCCCTGGCCGATGCCATCTACGGGCTGATCCAGTACCCGGCGCTGGCGGGAATGTTCGCCTCGAAAGGCCTGGAAGAGGTCACGAACCTGAAATGGAACGATGCCGCAGCCAAAATCAAAACCGTATACGAAGCGGTGATCGAAGAGAATAAAAAACAATAA
- a CDS encoding diacylglycerol/lipid kinase family protein: MKSAVFLYNTQSGKCKIGHCTASICTVFRAYGYEIVPQPIDFEANPFDGNEQIDLMVVAGGDGTVNYVVNAMRNKGLDIPLGVIPAGTANDFAGALGMSHKPLEAAKQIASGAIDRVDCGCVNGLYFVNIFSFGIFTTTSQRTPDERKHKIGKLAYIIEGVKEFRAMHAVPLQIVADGQAFDFNSLMVLVFNGETAGGFRLARRSSIKDGLFDCLMLEKKNFLRSTLAMGRYLLGGNPKIVRHLRARALDIVSTLNEPTDVDGQKGAEFPLHIECIAGGLRVMCPREEGK; encoded by the coding sequence ATGAAAAGCGCAGTTTTCCTCTACAACACCCAATCAGGCAAGTGCAAGATCGGCCACTGTACCGCGAGCATCTGCACCGTATTCCGGGCTTACGGCTACGAGATCGTTCCGCAACCGATCGATTTCGAGGCCAACCCGTTCGACGGCAACGAGCAGATCGACCTGATGGTCGTGGCCGGCGGCGACGGCACGGTCAACTATGTGGTCAACGCCATGAGAAACAAGGGGCTGGATATTCCGCTGGGGGTAATCCCCGCAGGTACGGCCAACGATTTCGCAGGGGCGCTCGGCATGTCGCACAAACCGCTCGAAGCTGCAAAGCAGATCGCCTCGGGTGCCATCGACCGGGTGGACTGCGGCTGTGTGAACGGACTCTATTTCGTCAACATTTTCAGCTTCGGCATCTTTACCACCACCTCGCAGCGTACGCCCGACGAACGCAAGCACAAGATCGGCAAGCTGGCCTATATCATCGAGGGGGTCAAGGAGTTCCGGGCGATGCACGCCGTGCCGCTCCAGATCGTGGCCGACGGCCAGGCATTCGATTTCAATTCGCTCATGGTACTGGTGTTCAACGGCGAGACCGCCGGAGGATTCCGCCTTGCGCGCCGGTCGTCGATCAAGGACGGCCTGTTCGACTGCCTGATGCTCGAAAAGAAGAATTTCCTGCGTTCGACGCTGGCCATGGGACGCTACCTGTTGGGCGGAAACCCCAAGATAGTCCGCCACTTGCGGGCCCGGGCTCTGGATATCGTCTCGACACTCAACGAACCTACGGACGTCGACGGCCAGAAGGGTGCCGAATTCCCGCTGCATATCGAGTGTATCGCCGGCGGCCTGCGCGTGATGTGCCCCCGCGAAGAGGGGAAATAA
- a CDS encoding glycogen debranching enzyme N-terminal domain-containing protein, with protein MSALTFDKSELGNLEYSLQREMLSTDRIGGYMSTTIVCCNTRRYHGLMVAPIDDSDRTYVLLSSLDETIVQHDQTFNLALHRFKGVYEPRGHKYITDFKYTPTPTITYRVGGVILRKEMLWIHKRTQLMIRYTLVDAHSETYLRLRPFLAFRDKHALTHANMDADGHSYPAVNGVKCRLYGSFPWLYLQTSKPGAEFVPAPDWYYGFEYQQDLARGYDGYEDLLTTGYFETELKKGESIIFSASLDEMGSVKTIEEVFAASIARRTHKIDFISCLEHSARQFVIRRPGDRTEVVSGYPWHGVSGRQTFVSLPGITLEQGHKEDCIDALDTLVREMRDGMFTGNASAAVAADAPLWFFWTLQQLEREVGGKQIWKAYGPAMKDILESYRRGVGGRVALHDNGLVWAAADDIPMTWMNAVIDGRPVTPRNGYQVEVNALWYNAVCYALELAGKHADKAFVKAWESLPARTQTSFVELFRLPEGYLADFVGTDGPDKSTRPNMIVACGLNYKMLDEELQLEVIRTVRQHLLTPKGLRTLSPRNLLYKGSLEGGSPAERDFAGKNGSAWPWLLQFYVKACFDIDRDVFLPQAREILANFDEDIQSYGIGSICELYDADPPYASRGAISQAWSVGAVLNIHSMIRERTQEEARESKTAKAAKSTARKTAAKTAVAKEAAEKKPAAKKSAEKKPTGKKPAATKAATKKIKAGK; from the coding sequence ATGTCAGCACTTACTTTCGACAAAAGCGAATTGGGCAACCTGGAGTATTCGCTCCAGCGCGAAATGCTCTCCACAGACCGTATCGGCGGATATATGAGCACGACTATCGTCTGCTGCAACACCCGCCGCTACCACGGCCTGATGGTAGCGCCCATCGACGACAGCGACAGGACGTATGTCCTGCTCTCGTCGCTCGACGAAACCATCGTCCAGCACGACCAGACATTCAACCTGGCCCTGCACCGCTTCAAGGGGGTATACGAGCCGCGCGGACACAAGTATATCACCGATTTCAAATATACGCCGACCCCCACGATCACCTACCGCGTGGGCGGCGTGATCCTGCGGAAGGAGATGCTGTGGATACACAAGCGCACGCAGCTGATGATCCGCTATACGCTCGTCGATGCGCATTCGGAAACGTACCTGCGGCTGCGGCCCTTCCTTGCCTTTCGCGACAAACATGCGCTGACGCATGCCAACATGGATGCCGACGGGCACTCCTACCCGGCGGTCAACGGCGTGAAATGCCGCCTCTACGGGTCGTTCCCGTGGCTATACCTGCAAACCAGCAAGCCCGGCGCGGAGTTCGTGCCCGCACCCGACTGGTACTACGGATTCGAATACCAGCAGGATCTGGCGCGCGGTTACGACGGTTACGAAGACCTGCTCACGACGGGCTATTTCGAAACGGAACTCAAGAAGGGCGAAAGCATCATCTTCTCGGCTTCGCTCGACGAAATGGGTTCGGTCAAGACCATCGAAGAGGTATTCGCCGCATCCATCGCCCGGCGCACGCACAAGATCGACTTCATCAGCTGCCTGGAGCATTCGGCGCGGCAATTCGTCATCCGGCGTCCCGGCGACCGCACCGAAGTGGTGTCGGGCTACCCGTGGCACGGGGTTTCAGGGCGCCAGACCTTCGTATCGCTCCCGGGCATCACGCTCGAACAGGGGCATAAGGAGGACTGTATCGACGCCCTCGACACGCTGGTGCGCGAAATGCGCGACGGCATGTTCACGGGCAACGCCTCGGCGGCCGTCGCGGCAGATGCCCCGCTGTGGTTCTTCTGGACGCTCCAGCAACTCGAACGGGAAGTGGGCGGCAAGCAGATATGGAAAGCCTACGGCCCGGCCATGAAAGATATTCTGGAGAGCTACCGCCGGGGAGTCGGCGGCCGCGTCGCGCTGCATGACAACGGACTGGTGTGGGCCGCTGCGGACGACATCCCGATGACGTGGATGAATGCCGTGATCGACGGCCGCCCCGTCACCCCGCGCAACGGCTACCAGGTGGAGGTAAACGCCTTGTGGTACAACGCCGTATGTTATGCGCTCGAACTGGCCGGCAAACACGCAGACAAAGCCTTCGTCAAGGCCTGGGAGTCGCTCCCGGCACGCACGCAGACGTCGTTCGTCGAACTGTTCCGCCTGCCGGAAGGTTATCTGGCCGATTTCGTAGGGACGGACGGGCCCGACAAATCGACGCGCCCCAACATGATCGTCGCCTGCGGGCTGAATTACAAGATGCTCGACGAGGAGTTGCAGCTGGAGGTGATCCGCACCGTGCGCCAGCACCTGCTCACCCCCAAGGGGCTGCGGACACTCTCGCCCCGCAACCTGCTCTACAAAGGTTCGCTGGAGGGAGGATCGCCCGCAGAACGCGATTTCGCGGGCAAGAACGGTTCGGCATGGCCGTGGCTGCTGCAATTCTACGTCAAGGCATGTTTCGATATCGACAGGGACGTATTCCTGCCGCAGGCCCGGGAGATACTCGCCAATTTCGACGAGGACATCCAGAGCTACGGCATCGGGTCGATTTGCGAGCTCTACGATGCCGACCCGCCCTATGCATCGCGCGGGGCTATCTCGCAGGCGTGGAGCGTCGGGGCCGTGCTCAATATCCACAGCATGATCCGCGAGCGCACGCAGGAGGAGGCCCGGGAAAGCAAAACCGCGAAGGCGGCGAAAAGCACCGCCAGGAAAACCGCGGCAAAGACGGCCGTCGCAAAAGAGGCCGCAGAAAAGAAACCCGCAGCGAAAAAGAGTGCGGAGAAGAAACCGACAGGAAAAAAGCCGGCTGCGACAAAGGCCGCGACAAAAAAGATAAAGGCTGGGAAATAA
- a CDS encoding helix-turn-helix domain-containing protein — MADNIKTARAIKENGRENLRKVSISRIKKEMNDVFYLSDDLVITTLSAQNNTTAEYPASIDGFSAIIMMTGEATVSIDMQNYSVKPNTIVFFNPDSIIRTVKCSANAAAYFLAFSKSFVNEIQIDLSTSLPVYMRFGKAPVLEVAPQDVDEIRQLFQLIKTMLRSDKERYRHEIIRTLFTTAFYIITEINQREQPGGIKQGRCEVLFDEFMSLLQQYNKRERNVSFYAKQLNITPKYLSSVVKEVSGKTAARWIDESVILEAKALLKYSGMSIQEIAYHLNFSTQSFFGKYFKQHTGTSPSRYKRKG; from the coding sequence ATGGCGGATAATATCAAAACGGCAAGGGCGATAAAGGAGAACGGAAGGGAGAACTTGCGTAAGGTTTCGATCTCCCGCATCAAAAAGGAGATGAACGATGTGTTCTACCTCTCCGACGACCTGGTAATCACGACGCTTTCTGCGCAGAACAATACGACGGCCGAGTACCCGGCTTCGATCGACGGTTTTTCGGCCATCATCATGATGACAGGCGAGGCGACCGTGTCGATCGACATGCAGAATTACAGTGTCAAACCCAATACGATCGTCTTTTTCAATCCCGACAGCATCATCCGCACGGTGAAATGTTCGGCGAACGCCGCAGCCTATTTCCTCGCCTTCTCCAAATCGTTCGTCAACGAAATCCAGATCGACCTTTCTACCTCGCTGCCGGTCTACATGCGCTTCGGGAAAGCCCCCGTGCTGGAAGTCGCGCCGCAGGACGTGGATGAGATACGCCAGTTGTTCCAACTGATCAAAACCATGCTGCGCAGCGACAAGGAGCGTTACCGCCACGAGATCATCCGCACGCTCTTTACCACGGCGTTCTACATCATCACCGAGATTAACCAGCGCGAGCAGCCCGGCGGAATCAAACAGGGGCGCTGCGAAGTACTTTTCGACGAATTCATGTCCCTTTTACAACAGTACAACAAGCGGGAACGCAACGTGAGTTTCTATGCCAAACAGTTGAATATCACGCCTAAATACCTTTCATCGGTCGTCAAGGAAGTCAGCGGGAAAACTGCTGCGCGCTGGATCGACGAGTCGGTGATCCTCGAGGCCAAAGCGTTGCTGAAATACTCGGGAATGAGTATCCAGGAAATCGCTTACCACCTCAATTTCTCGACCCAGTCGTTCTTCGGCAAATACTTCAAGCAGCATACCGGCACAAGCCCCTCGCGCTACAAGCGCAAAGGCTGA
- a CDS encoding site-specific integrase — MKIAKATITALLYTSKTLANGEHPVMIRVCYNGKRKYKSTGLSCPAKLWNTAKQEVRGRHPLSMNMNALIESELMCLKNKVLDYERQGMAYSVQSLLEASGRKPPSRKTLDDLFEERIAYFRDSMQKHNTAAGYQTLRHIIGRYSQNRTVELFDVDKAWLQDFEQHLHTRYADTSIKRFFSAFKALMNYACQSGQLAVSPFHGFRLSRRLDVRTAKRALETGELEAIVRYYLDTYYYKTNRKPDVKTMQRRYWRNRVYGPDGTVRQAAIDAEQFSLALFICSYIFQGLALVDLARLKWKDMVCIEIPDKEKYDRDRTTYGLRYAEVHKATATFYEINLVRAKTQHPTRVLVERSVAWPYMVPFLGPGKARGNDFVFPIYFDEDPVHQFERITYANNVINQSLQRVAKRIGLTRKVTFYAARHTYASRLYHADVPLPLIAQNMGRNPAEIETYLKEFDTDKIISANKRIWQIPRTEPLETNTGGL, encoded by the coding sequence ATGAAAATTGCAAAAGCTACCATTACCGCGCTCCTTTACACCTCCAAGACCCTTGCCAACGGCGAACACCCCGTCATGATCCGGGTCTGTTACAACGGCAAACGTAAATACAAGAGTACGGGGCTCTCCTGCCCCGCAAAACTCTGGAATACGGCGAAACAGGAAGTACGCGGACGCCATCCCCTTTCGATGAATATGAACGCCCTTATCGAATCGGAACTGATGTGCCTGAAAAACAAGGTGCTGGATTACGAACGGCAGGGCATGGCCTATTCGGTGCAGAGCCTGCTCGAGGCTTCGGGGCGGAAACCGCCGTCGCGCAAAACGCTGGACGACCTGTTCGAAGAACGCATCGCCTATTTCAGGGACTCCATGCAGAAACACAATACGGCGGCCGGCTACCAGACGCTGCGGCATATTATCGGACGGTATTCCCAGAACCGGACGGTCGAGCTGTTCGACGTGGACAAGGCCTGGCTGCAGGATTTCGAACAGCACCTCCATACGCGCTACGCCGACACGAGCATAAAACGCTTCTTCAGCGCATTCAAGGCGCTGATGAATTACGCCTGCCAAAGCGGCCAACTGGCCGTAAGTCCGTTCCACGGGTTCCGCCTCAGCCGGAGGCTCGATGTCAGGACGGCCAAGCGGGCGCTGGAAACCGGGGAACTGGAGGCGATCGTACGTTACTACCTCGACACCTATTATTATAAGACGAACCGAAAGCCCGATGTAAAAACGATGCAGCGACGCTACTGGCGCAACCGTGTGTATGGGCCGGACGGCACCGTCAGGCAGGCCGCGATCGATGCCGAACAGTTTTCGCTCGCGCTGTTTATCTGCTCCTATATCTTCCAGGGGCTTGCCCTGGTCGACCTCGCCCGGCTGAAGTGGAAGGATATGGTCTGCATCGAAATTCCTGACAAGGAGAAATACGACCGGGATCGTACGACATACGGCCTGCGATATGCCGAGGTGCACAAGGCCACAGCCACGTTCTACGAAATCAACCTCGTCCGTGCCAAGACGCAACACCCGACACGGGTGCTGGTCGAACGGTCGGTGGCATGGCCCTACATGGTGCCGTTCTTAGGGCCGGGAAAGGCGCGGGGCAACGATTTCGTCTTTCCGATCTACTTCGACGAAGACCCTGTGCACCAGTTCGAGCGGATCACCTATGCGAACAACGTGATAAACCAAAGCCTGCAACGGGTTGCCAAACGCATCGGCCTCACGCGGAAAGTCACCTTCTATGCGGCACGCCATACCTATGCGTCCAGGCTCTACCATGCCGACGTTCCCCTGCCCCTGATCGCTCAGAACATGGGACGCAACCCCGCGGAGATCGAGACCTACCTCAAGGAGTTCGACACCGACAAGATTATCAGCGCCAACAAACGCATCTGGCAAATCCCCCGAACAGAACCGCTCGAAACGAATACCGGCGGATTGTAA